Genomic window (Streptomyces yatensis):
TGAAGGCGGGCGTGGCCACCATCGAGGCGGTGGCGCGCGCGGTGCACAAGGACCTCAACCCCGCCGCCCACGCGGCCACCGTCTACGCCCCGACCGACCGGCCGCAGGAGGCGCTTCCGGCGGTGCCCAAGGACTGACGCGCCGCCCGGCGCGGCTGCGCGACGCCCCGGGACGCTGAGCCCCGGGACGCTGAGCCCCGGGACGCTGAGCCTCGGGGCGCACACTTCGGGGAACGCGCGAGAAGGACGGGCGCGGTCAGCGGCTACGGCGCGAACGGGCGCGGTCAGCCCGTGCGGCGCAGCAGGGCCAGATACATGGCGTCCGTACCGTGCCGGTGCGGCCACAGCTGGATGTCCGGCCCGTCGCCCAGCTCCGGCACCCCGGGCAGCAGCGGACGGGCGTCGATCCACTCCGCGGCGACGGCCGGGCCGCCACGCCCCTTGAGGACGTCCTCGACCACGGCCCTGGTCTCGGCCGGATGCGGGGAGCAGGTCGCATAGCCGACCACGCCGCCGATCCGCGCCGAGGCCAGGGCCTCCCGCAGCAGCCCGCGCTGCAGCGGGGCGAAGCCGTCGAGGTCCTCGGGGCGGCGCCGCCAGCGCGCCTCGGGGCGGCGGCGCAGCGCACCGAGCCCGGTGCACGGCACATCCACCAGCACCCGGTCGAAGGCGCCCGGCCGCCACGGCGGGCGGGTGCCGTCCGCGGCGATCACCTGGTACGGGCCGGGGTTGCCGGCCAGGGCCCTGGCCACCAGCCGGGCCCGGTGCGGCTGCTTCTCGGCGGCCAGCAGCGCGGCGCCGCGCTCCGCGGCGAGCGCGGCGAGCAGCGCGGCCTTGCCGCCGGGGCCCGCACAGCCGTCCAGCCAGCGCCGGTCCTCCCCCTCCAGCGGCGCGTTCGCCAGCGCGAGGGCCACCAGCTGGCTGCCCTCGTCCTGCACCCCGGCCCGCCCCTCGCGCACCGCCTCCAGCGCCCCGGGCTCGCCGCCCTCGGTGAGCTTCACCGCGTACGGGGACCAGCGGCCCGGCACCGCGGACCCCTCGCCGACCGCGTCCAGCAGCTCCCCGGCCGTGGACCGGCCGGGCCGGGCGACGAGGGTGACCTCGGGCCGTTCGTTGTCCGCGGCCAGCAGCTCCTCGATCCCGGAGCTGCCGCCGCCGAGCGCGTCCCACAGGGCGGAGACGACCCAGCGCGGATGCGAGTGGCGGACGCCCAGATGCTCCTCGGGGTCCTCGTCGTAGGGCGGGGCCACCCGCTCCAGCCAGCCGTCGAGGTCATGGGCGGCGATCCTGCGCAGCACCGCGTTGACGAACTTGGCCCGCCCGTCGCCGAGCACCACCCGGGCCAGCTCGACGCTCGCCGAGACGGCGGCGTGGGTGGGGATACGGGTCCCCAGCAGCTGATGGGCGCCGAGGTTCAGCACGTCGAGCACGGGCGGATCCACCTCGCGCAGCGGGCGGTCCACGCATTCGGCGATGATCGCGTCGTAGGTGCCCTGATGGCGCAGGGTGCCGTAGACCAGCTCGGTGGCGAGCGCCGCGTCCCGGGCGTCGAACCGCGGCCCGCCCGCCTCCGCGCTCTCCCGCGCCTTGCGCAGCAGGGGCGGGAGAACGAGGTTGGCGTACGCGTCCCGTTCGTCGACCGCCCGCAGCGCCTCGAAGGCGAGGATCCGCACGGGGTCCTTCTGCGGGCGGCGGTACGGCTTGCCTGGCCGGTTCGGGGCGTGGGGACGGCTACGACGGGGCTGGTCGGTCACGGGAAATGTGCTCCGGGGGACGGATCGGGCGTGAAGGGACCAGCCTACGTCGCCGGGGCCCCGGCGGCCGTGGGGCCGCCGTCCAGGGCCACTCCGTCCACGGCCGCCACCTCCGCGGCCATGCCGGTTGCGCTCGCTCCGTCCGCGGCGCATCCGTCGCCCGTCGCGTCCGGCTGCTCGAACTGGGTGCGGTACAGCTCCTCGTAGCGGCCTCCGGCGGCCAGCAGCGCGGTGTGCGTACCGCGCTCCACGATCCGGCCGTCCTCGACGACGAGAATGAGATCCGCCGCCCGGACCGTGGACAGCCGGTGGGCGATCACCACCGCGGTGCGCCCCTCCAGCGCCTCGCCGAGCGCCTCCTGCACATCCGCCTCCGAGGTGGAGTCCAGATGCGCGGTGGCCTCGTCGAGGATCACCACCCGGGGCCGGGCCAGCAGCAGCCGGGCGATGGTCAGCCGTTGGCGCTCACCGCCGGAGAGCCGGTAGCCGCGCTCGCCCACGACGGTCTCAAGGCCGTCGGGCAGGGACGCGATCAGCCCCTCCAGCCGGGCCCGGCGCAGCACCTCCCACAGCTCCTCGTCAGTGGCCTCCGGCCGGGCCAGCAGCAGATTGGCGCGGATCGAGTCATGGAAGAGATGGCCGTCCTGCGTGACCATGCCGAGGGTGGCGCGGATCGAATCGGCGGTCAGATCGCGGACGTCCACCCCGGAGAGCCGTACGGCGCCGCCGTCGGCGTCGTAGAGCCTGGGCAGGAGCTGCGCGATGGTCGACTTCCCGGCGCCGGAGGAGCCCACCAGCGCGACCATCTGGCCCGGTTCGGCCCGGAAGGACAGCTGGTGCAGGACCTGGACGCCACCGCGGGTGTCCAGGGTGGCGACCTCCTCCAGGGAGGCGAGGGAGACCTTGTCCGCGGCCGGGTAGCCGAAGTCGACGCGGTCGAACTCGACGGACACGGGCCCGTCGGGGACCTCCCGGGCGTCCGGCTTCTCCTTGATCAGCGGCTCGAGGTCGAGCACCTCGAAGACCCGCTCGAAGCTGACGAGGGCGCTCATCACCTCGACCCGCGCCCCGGCCAGCGCGGTCAGCGGCGCGTACAGCCGGGTGAGGAGCAGCGCGAGCGCGACGACGGCGCCGGGGTCGAGCCGCCCGTGCAGCGCGAACCAGCCGCCGAGGCCGTAGACCAGGGCGAGGGCCAGGGCGGAGACGAGGGTCAGCGCGGTCACGAAGGAGACCTGGACCATCGCGGTCCGCACCCCGATGTCCCGCACCCGCCGGGTCCGCGCGGCGAACTCGGCCGACTCGTCGGCGGGCCGGCCGAAGAGCTTGACGAGAGTGGCCCCGGGCGCGGAGAAGCGCTCGGTCATCTGGGTGCTCATCGCGGCGTTGTGCGCGGCCGCCTCGCGGCGCAGCTTGGCCAGCCGTCCGCCCACCCGGCGCGCGGGCAGCAGGAAGAGCGGCAGGAGCACCAGCGTCAGCAGGGTGATCTGCCATGAGATCCCGATCATGACGACCAGGGTGAGCAGCAGCGTGACCATATTGCCGACCACCCCGGAGAGGGTGTCGCTGAACGCCCGCTGTGCGCCGATGACGTCGTTGTTGAGCCGGCTGACCAGCGCACCGGTGCGGGTCCGGGTGAAGAACGCCACCGGCATCCGCTGGACGTGGTCGAAGACGGCGGTGCGCAGATCGAGGATCAGCCCCTCGCCGATGTTCGCCGACAGCCAGCGGGTCAGCAGCCCGAGAGCCGCCTCCGCCACGGCGATCGCGGCGATGAGCCCGGCCAGCCCGAGCACCGTGTCCTGTCCCGAATGGTGGACGATCGCGTCCACCACCCGGCCGGCCAGCAGCGGTGTCGCCACCGCGAGCACGGCCGTGACCGTGCTCAGTACCAGGAAAAGCTGCAGCTGACGGCGGTGCGGACGGGCAAAGCCGCCGATGCGGCGCAGTGTCTCGCGGGAGAAGGGCCGCCGGTCGTCGCTGGCATTGGACGCCTGATACAGGGAATGCCAGGCGGTCACTTCGATGTCCATCACGTACCTCCGAGGTCTCGTGAGGAACGTAGGACTTCAACATAGGTTGAAGTCAACATCCGCCGCCCCGGCGCGCCCGATGGCCGCCTATCGGCCCTGGGGACGTCCCGAGGATCGCCGTGCCGCCGGGCCGGGCCTCGGCCCCGTGGCGTGTCCCGCCGGCGCGGCTTCAGCCGTGTGGCCCGGCCCGCTCAGCCTCCCAGCCGCTCGCCCTCCGCGATCCGCACCCCGCGCGCCCAATCCGCCGCGAGCATCGGCTTCTTGCCCTGCGGCCGCACCCAGGTCAGCTCGACGGCATGGCTGCCGGTGCCCACGTACACGGCCTTCTTGGTCGCGGCCAGCCGGCCGGGCTCCAGATCCGTACGGTCCGCCACCGGCCGCGCCGAGACGACCTTCAGCCGCTCCTCGCGGAACGTGGTCCACGCACCCGGGGCGGGGGTGCACGCCCGCACCAGCCGGTCGACGCGCAGCGCGGGCGCCGTCCAGTCGATCTCCGCGTCCTCGACGGTGATCTTCGGGGCGAGCGAGATGCCCTCGGCCGGCTGCGGCACCGGGAGCAGGGTGCCGTTCTCGATGCCGTCCATCGTCGCCTCGAGCAGCCCCGCACCGGCGAACGCGAGCCGGGTCAGCAGATCGCCGCTGGTGTCGGTGGCCCGCACCTCCTCCGTCACCACCCCGAACACCGGCCCGGAGTCCAGCCCTTCCTCGATCTGGAAGGTCGAGGCGCCGGTCATCTCGTCGCCCGCGAGCACGGAGTGCTGCACGGGAGCCGCGCCCCGCCACGCGGGGAGCAGCGAGAAGTGCAGATTGACCCAGCCGTGCGCGGGGATTTCCAGCGCGGCCTTGGGCAGCAGCGCGCCGTAGGCCACCACCGGGCAGCAGTCGGGGGCGATCTCGCCGAGCCGGGCGAGAAACTCCGGATCGCGCGGCTTGGCGGGCTTGAGCACCTCGATACCCGCCTCCTCGGCCCGCTCGGCGACCGGGCTGGCGACCATCCTGCGACCGCGCCCGGCGGGCGCGTCGGGACGCGTCACCACGGCCACCACCTCGTGCTTCTCCGACGCGATCAGCGTGTCCAGAGCGGGCAGGGCGACCTCGGGGGTACCGGCGAAGACGAGCCTCATAGGTGGCGAACTACCTCTCACACAGCGGATACGGCGGAACCTCGGACAGCTCTGCAGTCTATGGTCCGCCGGCCGAGGGGGCGTACGGGCGGACTCCCGCACGCCCCGGACCGTGACCGACGGGCGGGTGCCGCGTTGGTCAAGGCAGATTGACCGCATCGGGCCGCTGCCGCGGCCCGATGCGTTTCCCGCCGCCCGCTCGACTCCCCCGATCCGGCATCAGCCCCCTCCGATCCCCCATCCCCATCCCCCTCCCCCAATCCCCATCCCCCGTCAACGCCCGTTCGAGAGGCTTCTCCATGGCCGACCACGCAACTCATGACGCCCAGGCACGGGCCAGCCTGCACCTCCTGGTCCGGGACATCGAGCGGGTCCGCCGGCAGGTGGACGCGCTGCGCACGCTCACCGCCCAGCTCGGCAATGTCTACCGCCCCCGGCGCACCGGCCCGTCCGCCGGTTTCGTGGTCTACGGACGCGCTCCGGCCCCCACCGTGCGGCTCGCCCAGGAGCTGCGCGACAGCGTCGAGACGCTGGTCACCGCCGCCGTCGACTTCGACCGCTCGCTGGGCTTCTCCTGGGACGCGGTGGGCTCCGCACTCGGCGTCACCAAGCAGGCGGTGCACCGCCGTTACGGCTCGCGCCGGGCCGCCGCGCAGAACGCCCCCGAGGGCGGCGAACCGACCCCGGGCCGCCCGGCCGAGCCCGCCGCCGTCCCCTCGGTGCCCGCCGCGCGCACGGTCCCGCCGCAGTCGACGCCGTCCCTCCGCGAGGACCACCGCCCCAGCCCCTTCCCCAGCCCCCGCCACGGCTGATTGGGCGCCCCCAGCAAGCCCAAGCCCCGGAAAACTCCGCGGCACCCTGCCACTCGCTCTGGCTGTCGAGGCGAGCCAATGCCCAGGCCGGAGCCGGGGCCGAGGTCAGCCAACGACCAGACCGGGGC
Coding sequences:
- a CDS encoding ABC transporter ATP-binding protein, coding for MDIEVTAWHSLYQASNASDDRRPFSRETLRRIGGFARPHRRQLQLFLVLSTVTAVLAVATPLLAGRVVDAIVHHSGQDTVLGLAGLIAAIAVAEAALGLLTRWLSANIGEGLILDLRTAVFDHVQRMPVAFFTRTRTGALVSRLNNDVIGAQRAFSDTLSGVVGNMVTLLLTLVVMIGISWQITLLTLVLLPLFLLPARRVGGRLAKLRREAAAHNAAMSTQMTERFSAPGATLVKLFGRPADESAEFAARTRRVRDIGVRTAMVQVSFVTALTLVSALALALVYGLGGWFALHGRLDPGAVVALALLLTRLYAPLTALAGARVEVMSALVSFERVFEVLDLEPLIKEKPDAREVPDGPVSVEFDRVDFGYPAADKVSLASLEEVATLDTRGGVQVLHQLSFRAEPGQMVALVGSSGAGKSTIAQLLPRLYDADGGAVRLSGVDVRDLTADSIRATLGMVTQDGHLFHDSIRANLLLARPEATDEELWEVLRRARLEGLIASLPDGLETVVGERGYRLSGGERQRLTIARLLLARPRVVILDEATAHLDSTSEADVQEALGEALEGRTAVVIAHRLSTVRAADLILVVEDGRIVERGTHTALLAAGGRYEELYRTQFEQPDATGDGCAADGASATGMAAEVAAVDGVALDGGPTAAGAPAT
- the fmt gene encoding methionyl-tRNA formyltransferase yields the protein MRLVFAGTPEVALPALDTLIASEKHEVVAVVTRPDAPAGRGRRMVASPVAERAEEAGIEVLKPAKPRDPEFLARLGEIAPDCCPVVAYGALLPKAALEIPAHGWVNLHFSLLPAWRGAAPVQHSVLAGDEMTGASTFQIEEGLDSGPVFGVVTEEVRATDTSGDLLTRLAFAGAGLLEATMDGIENGTLLPVPQPAEGISLAPKITVEDAEIDWTAPALRVDRLVRACTPAPGAWTTFREERLKVVSARPVADRTDLEPGRLAATKKAVYVGTGSHAVELTWVRPQGKKPMLAADWARGVRIAEGERLGG
- a CDS encoding RsmB/NOP family class I SAM-dependent RNA methyltransferase; the protein is MTDQPRRSRPHAPNRPGKPYRRPQKDPVRILAFEALRAVDERDAYANLVLPPLLRKARESAEAGGPRFDARDAALATELVYGTLRHQGTYDAIIAECVDRPLREVDPPVLDVLNLGAHQLLGTRIPTHAAVSASVELARVVLGDGRAKFVNAVLRRIAAHDLDGWLERVAPPYDEDPEEHLGVRHSHPRWVVSALWDALGGGSSGIEELLAADNERPEVTLVARPGRSTAGELLDAVGEGSAVPGRWSPYAVKLTEGGEPGALEAVREGRAGVQDEGSQLVALALANAPLEGEDRRWLDGCAGPGGKAALLAALAAERGAALLAAEKQPHRARLVARALAGNPGPYQVIAADGTRPPWRPGAFDRVLVDVPCTGLGALRRRPEARWRRRPEDLDGFAPLQRGLLREALASARIGGVVGYATCSPHPAETRAVVEDVLKGRGGPAVAAEWIDARPLLPGVPELGDGPDIQLWPHRHGTDAMYLALLRRTG